In Neisseria animalis, a single window of DNA contains:
- a CDS encoding glutathione S-transferase N-terminal domain-containing protein, producing MMTLYSGITCPFSQRCRFVLYEKGMDFEIKDVDIFNKPEDLAIMNPYNQVPVLVERDLVLHESNIINEYIDERFPHPQLMPGDPVMRGRGRLVLHRMEKELFSLVQVLENPEASNKEQAKAREAIGNGLTMLAPAFAKNKYILGDDFSMIDVALAPLLWRLDYYDIKLGKTAAPLLKYAERIFQREAFIEALTPAEKAMRR from the coding sequence ATGATGACATTATATTCAGGCATTACTTGCCCGTTCAGTCAGCGTTGCCGTTTTGTGTTATATGAAAAAGGCATGGATTTTGAAATTAAAGACGTGGATATTTTCAATAAGCCCGAAGATTTGGCGATAATGAATCCGTATAACCAAGTGCCGGTGCTGGTTGAGCGTGATTTGGTTTTGCATGAGTCTAATATTATCAATGAATACATCGATGAGCGTTTTCCGCATCCGCAGCTGATGCCGGGCGATCCGGTGATGCGCGGTCGTGGTCGCTTGGTGCTGCACCGTATGGAAAAAGAATTGTTTAGTCTGGTGCAGGTTTTGGAAAACCCAGAAGCAAGCAATAAAGAACAGGCAAAAGCCCGCGAAGCCATCGGCAACGGTTTGACCATGCTTGCTCCTGCTTTTGCGAAAAACAAATACATTTTGGGCGATGATTTTTCCATGATTGATGTTGCCTTGGCACCGTTGTTGTGGCGTTTGGATTATTACGACATCAAACTTGGCAAAACTGCCGCGCCTTTATTGAAATATGCCGAACGTATTTTTCAGCGTGAAGCCTTTATCGAGGCGCTGACCCCTGCTGAAAAAGCCATGCGCCGTTAA
- the murC gene encoding UDP-N-acetylmuramate--L-alanine ligase, with amino-acid sequence MMKNRVTNIHFVGIGGSGMSGIAEVLHNLGFKVSGSDQARSAMTEHLSSLGIQVYPGHTAEHVNGADVVVTSTAVQKDNPEVVAAQEQQIPVIPRALMLAELMRFRDGIAIAGTHGKTTTTSLTASILGAAGLDPTFVIGGKLNAAGTNARLGKGEYIVAEADESDASFLHLTPIMSVVTNIDEDHMDTYGHSVDKLHQAFIDFIHRMPFYGKAFLCIDSEHVRAILPKVSKPYATYGLEDTADVYATDIENIGAQMKFTVHVNMKGHEQEPFEVVLNMPGRHNVLNALAAISVALEVGASVEAIQAGLLGFEGVGRRFQKYGDIALPNGGTALVVDDYGHHPVEMAATLSAARGAYPEKRLVLAFQPHRYSRTRDLFEDFTKVLNTVDALVLTEVYAAGEAPIAEADSRALARSIRAYGKVEPLYCAEVGDLPQMLLDILKDGDVLLNMGAGSINRVPQALVDMTAK; translated from the coding sequence ATGATGAAAAATCGAGTAACCAATATTCACTTTGTCGGCATCGGCGGCTCGGGTATGAGCGGCATTGCCGAAGTGTTGCACAATTTGGGCTTTAAGGTTTCCGGTTCGGATCAGGCACGCAGCGCAATGACTGAACATTTGAGCAGCTTGGGCATTCAAGTCTATCCCGGCCATACTGCAGAGCATGTTAATGGTGCAGATGTGGTGGTGACTTCCACTGCGGTGCAAAAAGACAATCCCGAAGTGGTGGCGGCTCAGGAACAGCAGATTCCGGTTATCCCGCGTGCGCTGATGCTGGCCGAATTGATGCGCTTCCGCGACGGCATTGCCATTGCCGGTACGCACGGCAAAACCACGACCACCAGCCTGACGGCTTCGATTTTGGGCGCGGCAGGTCTTGATCCGACTTTCGTCATCGGCGGTAAATTGAATGCGGCGGGAACAAACGCCCGCTTGGGTAAAGGCGAATATATTGTGGCTGAGGCGGACGAATCCGATGCTTCGTTCCTGCACCTGACTCCGATTATGTCGGTGGTGACCAATATCGACGAAGACCACATGGATACTTACGGACACAGTGTGGATAAGCTGCATCAGGCGTTTATCGATTTTATCCACCGTATGCCGTTTTACGGTAAAGCGTTCTTGTGTATCGACAGCGAACACGTCCGTGCGATTTTGCCGAAAGTCAGCAAACCTTATGCCACTTACGGCTTGGAAGATACCGCCGATGTTTACGCGACAGACATCGAAAATATCGGCGCACAAATGAAGTTTACGGTGCACGTGAACATGAAAGGCCACGAGCAAGAGCCGTTTGAAGTGGTATTGAATATGCCCGGTCGCCACAATGTCTTAAACGCACTCGCTGCCATCAGTGTGGCATTGGAAGTGGGTGCATCGGTAGAAGCTATTCAGGCAGGCTTGTTGGGCTTTGAAGGTGTCGGCCGCCGTTTCCAAAAATACGGCGATATCGCTTTGCCGAACGGCGGAACCGCATTGGTGGTGGACGATTACGGACACCACCCCGTAGAAATGGCGGCAACCTTATCGGCGGCGCGCGGCGCATATCCCGAAAAACGTTTGGTACTGGCCTTCCAGCCGCACCGTTACAGCCGTACACGCGATTTGTTTGAAGATTTTACCAAAGTGTTGAACACGGTGGACGCGCTGGTGCTGACCGAAGTGTATGCCGCAGGAGAAGCGCCGATTGCCGAAGCAGACAGCCGCGCATTGGCGCGCAGTATCCGGGCATACGGTAAAGTCGAACCGCTGTATTGTGCGGAAGTGGGCGATTTGCCGCAAATGCTGCTGGATATTCTCAAAGACGGAGATGTGTTGCTGAACATGGGCGCGGGCAGTATCAATCGTGTGCCTCAGGCATTGGTGGATATGACCGCCAAATAA
- a CDS encoding tetratricopeptide repeat protein yields the protein MHDELWQQSSSLINNQQYEQALMLLEAALPENPNDAELLTMMALACAFVRPESALILVKRSLAQDGSYGQSYYVQGVILEELARLEEAVVSYETGCRFAPTHLAMLEKLCIASFQMAKQSGSLQDFLRSLAWYDRYLAQDQSKARAYQNRAMIYQVLKRYAEARADVETALSIEPDLSGALASKGILLLREGDYRQGWQYYAHRAAAMPELERYQDAAVPLWNRDVRRPCRLMVYEEQGWGDTLHFSRYIPLLQAYGFDVVFKCDACLEDLFRASYPGVHIFTDGLPPAGVEAQISVMDLPQVFTPTLNDIPYPQGYLHAPPDIRTAWQHKLSADGFGSRPKIGLVWTSARANIEHQRNVALSDIAFLFDYPADFFCLQQVIPTEEQSAAAAVANLHHYPLHSFAETAGLTAQMDWVISVDTSVAHLAAGMGKETWILLGYHADFRWLLDRHDSPWYSAARLFRKQTFDDWSSVWRELAQEMARKCLPYRGKYSRIK from the coding sequence ATGCACGACGAATTATGGCAACAGAGCAGCAGTCTCATCAATAATCAGCAGTATGAACAGGCATTGATGCTGCTGGAGGCGGCTTTGCCTGAAAATCCCAATGACGCGGAATTGCTGACCATGATGGCGTTGGCCTGCGCGTTTGTCCGGCCGGAATCGGCGTTGATACTGGTAAAACGGTCGCTGGCGCAGGACGGCAGCTACGGGCAGTCGTATTATGTACAAGGTGTGATTTTGGAAGAGCTGGCGCGCTTGGAAGAAGCGGTTGTCAGTTATGAAACGGGCTGCCGTTTTGCGCCCACGCATTTGGCCATGCTGGAAAAACTCTGTATCGCTTCTTTTCAAATGGCGAAGCAGAGTGGCAGTCTGCAGGACTTCTTGCGCTCGCTGGCATGGTACGACCGCTATTTGGCGCAAGACCAAAGCAAGGCGCGCGCTTATCAAAACCGTGCCATGATTTATCAGGTGTTGAAACGGTACGCTGAAGCGCGTGCCGATGTCGAAACCGCCTTATCTATCGAACCGGATTTGTCCGGCGCATTGGCTTCCAAAGGCATTTTGCTGTTGCGCGAGGGCGATTACCGGCAGGGCTGGCAGTATTATGCACACCGCGCCGCGGCCATGCCCGAGTTGGAGCGTTATCAAGATGCCGCCGTACCGCTGTGGAATCGTGATGTGCGCCGCCCTTGCCGTCTGATGGTGTATGAAGAACAAGGTTGGGGCGATACGCTGCATTTTTCGCGTTATATCCCGCTATTGCAGGCATACGGATTTGATGTGGTTTTCAAGTGCGATGCCTGCTTGGAAGACTTGTTTCGTGCCAGCTATCCGGGTGTGCATATTTTTACAGACGGCCTGCCGCCTGCGGGTGTCGAAGCGCAGATTTCCGTTATGGATTTGCCGCAGGTGTTTACGCCGACACTCAACGATATTCCGTATCCGCAAGGCTATTTGCACGCACCGCCCGATATTCGGACAGCTTGGCAGCACAAATTATCGGCAGACGGCTTCGGCAGCCGCCCCAAAATCGGTTTGGTTTGGACTTCCGCCCGTGCCAATATCGAGCATCAGCGGAATGTGGCGTTGTCGGACATTGCTTTTTTGTTTGACTATCCTGCCGATTTTTTCTGTTTGCAGCAGGTCATCCCGACTGAGGAACAGTCTGCCGCTGCTGCGGTGGCCAATCTGCACCACTATCCGCTGCACTCGTTTGCCGAAACCGCCGGTTTGACGGCGCAGATGGATTGGGTAATCAGCGTCGATACCAGCGTCGCGCATTTGGCGGCGGGTATGGGTAAGGAAACATGGATTTTGCTCGGTTATCATGCTGATTTCCGTTGGTTGCTCGATCGGCACGACAGTCCGTGGTACAGCGCCGCAAGATTGTTCCGCA
- the murU gene encoding N-acetylmuramate alpha-1-phosphate uridylyltransferase MurU: MKAMILAAGRGERMRPLTDTCPKPLLRVGSEPLIGWHLRRLKNAGITEIVINHAWLGGQIEAELGNGARYGVHIAYSPERSGGLETAGGIATALPLLGEQPFLVINGDVLTDIDFQTAFTAADGLSEQGLLAHLWLVDNPPHHPEGDFGLLPDGLAAADNKQGEALTFSGMGVYHPSLLKHTPAHQAAKLAPLLRAAMDNRQVRAEKHHGLWLDVGTVERLEEANRLAASW, from the coding sequence ATGAAAGCTATGATTTTGGCCGCCGGGCGCGGCGAACGGATGCGCCCGCTTACGGACACCTGCCCCAAACCGCTGCTGCGTGTCGGCAGCGAACCGCTTATCGGTTGGCATTTGCGCCGCCTGAAAAATGCAGGCATTACCGAAATCGTCATCAACCATGCTTGGCTGGGCGGGCAGATTGAAGCAGAGCTGGGCAACGGCGCTCGTTACGGCGTTCACATTGCTTACTCTCCCGAACGCTCCGGCGGTTTGGAAACTGCGGGCGGTATTGCCACCGCCCTGCCGCTGTTGGGCGAACAGCCGTTTTTGGTGATCAACGGCGATGTTCTGACCGATATTGATTTTCAGACGGCCTTTACCGCGGCAGACGGCTTATCCGAACAAGGTCTGCTGGCTCATCTTTGGCTGGTGGACAATCCTCCGCATCACCCCGAGGGCGATTTCGGTCTGCTGCCCGACGGTCTGGCTGCTGCCGACAACAAACAGGGAGAGGCGCTGACCTTCAGCGGTATGGGCGTGTACCATCCGTCGCTGCTCAAGCACACGCCTGCACATCAAGCCGCCAAACTCGCGCCGCTGCTGCGCGCAGCCATGGACAACCGCCAAGTCCGTGCGGAAAAACACCACGGTTTGTGGCTGGACGTAGGTACGGTCGAGCGGCTGGAAGAAGCCAACCGTCTTGCTGCCTCTTGGTAA
- the hslO gene encoding Hsp33 family molecular chaperone HslO translates to MTQHTPAAVNRADCRTRFIFDDMPVRGLHVRLENVWQHIVRQKHYPAAIRRALGELLAAGALLSSNLKIDGTLIVQVQGQGRLKMLVVEATSEQTVRATARWDETAEIGDNESLAELLGENSVFVLTLQPKDAEPWQGVVPLEGDSIAQMLVNYMKRSEQLDTHIVLAASDEACGGLLVQRLPEEELGEEAWEHVSTLAQTVTAEELTGLDAQHLLYRLFHETPPRVFEPETIEFACTCSRGKVSDMLLMLGGQEVGSVVAEQGSVAVDCDFCHEKYVFDETDVNALFGADVVNAVRQEAQRLQ, encoded by the coding sequence ATGACACAACATACTCCGGCAGCCGTCAACCGCGCCGACTGCCGTACCCGTTTTATTTTTGACGATATGCCGGTACGCGGCCTGCACGTCCGTTTGGAAAACGTATGGCAGCACATTGTACGGCAGAAGCACTATCCTGCCGCGATTCGCCGTGCATTGGGCGAATTGCTGGCAGCAGGTGCGCTGTTGTCGAGCAATTTGAAAATCGACGGAACATTGATTGTTCAGGTTCAGGGGCAAGGCCGTCTGAAAATGCTGGTTGTCGAAGCCACGTCCGAACAAACCGTCCGAGCCACTGCCCGTTGGGACGAAACTGCCGAAATCGGTGACAACGAGAGTCTTGCGGAGCTGTTGGGAGAAAACAGCGTGTTTGTGTTAACGTTGCAGCCGAAAGATGCCGAGCCGTGGCAGGGTGTTGTGCCGCTGGAGGGAGACAGCATCGCACAAATGCTGGTGAACTATATGAAACGCTCCGAACAGTTGGATACGCATATTGTATTGGCGGCTTCTGATGAGGCTTGCGGCGGATTGCTGGTACAGCGTCTGCCGGAAGAAGAGCTGGGTGAGGAAGCATGGGAACACGTCAGCACGCTGGCGCAGACGGTTACTGCCGAAGAGCTGACCGGTTTGGACGCCCAACATCTGCTTTACCGCTTGTTCCATGAAACGCCGCCGCGCGTATTCGAGCCGGAAACCATTGAATTTGCCTGTACCTGCTCGCGCGGCAAAGTGAGCGATATGCTGCTGATGTTGGGCGGGCAAGAGGTAGGCAGCGTGGTGGCCGAGCAGGGCAGCGTGGCCGTCGATTGCGATTTCTGCCATGAGAAATACGTTTTCGATGAAACCGATGTCAACGCATTGTTCGGTGCAGATGTCGTCAATGCCGTTCGTCAGGAAGCGCAGCGTTTGCAATAA
- the ftsZ gene encoding cell division protein FtsZ, with translation MDFVYDVAESVTGPVVIKVIGLGGGGCNAINNMVENTIQGVDLISANTDAQSLGQNKAAKRIQLGTNLTKGLGAGANPEIGRAAAQEEREVIEDAIRGANLLFITTGMGGGTGTGSAPVVAEIAKEMGILTVAVVSRPFGLEGNKRVNVAAAGLEQLKANVDSLIVIPNDKLFDVLGEDANMREVFRLADTVLRDAVAGISEVVTRPGFMNLDFADVKNVMGIKGMAMMGSGFAQGIDRARLATEQAISSPFLDDVTLDGARGILVNITTAPGCLKMSEYREIMKAVNSNAHPDAECKVGTAEDENMSEDAIRVTIIATGLKESGSPAAVVSNAVKTVPEQIQQQGNIEGLVRSGRGTRGMNLTAADFGNQAVLDDFEVPAILRRHQNTEQ, from the coding sequence ATGGATTTTGTTTACGATGTAGCCGAGTCAGTTACCGGCCCAGTGGTAATTAAAGTAATCGGTTTGGGCGGCGGTGGCTGTAATGCCATCAACAATATGGTGGAAAACACTATTCAAGGCGTAGATTTAATCAGTGCCAATACCGATGCGCAGTCTTTGGGTCAAAACAAAGCCGCCAAGCGTATCCAGTTGGGTACAAACCTGACCAAAGGTTTGGGTGCGGGCGCAAATCCCGAAATCGGCCGTGCGGCAGCGCAAGAAGAGCGCGAAGTGATTGAAGATGCCATCCGCGGCGCAAACCTGCTGTTCATTACCACCGGCATGGGTGGCGGTACCGGTACCGGTTCTGCTCCGGTAGTGGCTGAAATTGCCAAAGAAATGGGTATCCTGACCGTAGCAGTCGTGAGCCGTCCGTTCGGTTTGGAAGGTAACAAACGTGTCAATGTTGCCGCAGCAGGCTTGGAGCAGTTGAAAGCCAATGTTGACTCGCTGATTGTTATCCCGAATGACAAATTGTTCGACGTATTGGGCGAAGATGCCAATATGCGCGAAGTGTTCCGTTTGGCAGATACCGTATTGCGCGATGCCGTGGCCGGTATTTCGGAAGTCGTTACCCGTCCGGGCTTTATGAACTTGGACTTTGCCGATGTAAAAAATGTGATGGGTATCAAAGGCATGGCCATGATGGGTTCGGGTTTCGCACAAGGTATCGATCGTGCGCGTCTGGCAACCGAACAAGCGATTTCCAGCCCGTTCTTGGATGATGTAACCTTAGACGGCGCACGCGGCATTTTGGTGAACATCACTACTGCACCGGGCTGTCTGAAAATGTCCGAATACCGCGAAATCATGAAAGCGGTCAACTCCAATGCCCATCCTGATGCGGAATGCAAAGTCGGTACGGCGGAAGATGAAAACATGAGCGAAGATGCTATTCGCGTTACCATCATCGCTACCGGTTTGAAAGAAAGCGGCAGTCCTGCGGCGGTGGTTTCCAATGCGGTAAAAACCGTGCCGGAGCAAATCCAGCAACAGGGCAATATTGAAGGTCTGGTACGTTCAGGTCGCGGTACGCGCGGTATGAACCTGACCGCTGCCGACTTCGGCAACCAAGCTGTTTTGGACGATTTTGAAGTGCCCGCTATTTTGCGCCGCCATCAAAATACCGAACAGTAA
- a CDS encoding ClpXP protease specificity-enhancing factor, which translates to MTTSTKPYFLRAMYEWCLDNNQTPHILAWVNEHTRVPGQYVKDGQIVLNIGPVASSNLTIDNDWVHFAARFSGVSHDIWIPVGHVVHIFARESGEGLGFELEEYRPDEQTATAQSELADTDEKAAVQSEPASPKKGLKLVK; encoded by the coding sequence ATGACAACTTCGACCAAGCCTTATTTTTTGCGTGCGATGTATGAATGGTGTTTGGATAACAATCAAACACCGCATATTCTCGCATGGGTAAACGAGCATACGCGCGTGCCGGGACAATATGTGAAAGACGGGCAAATCGTGCTAAATATCGGCCCGGTAGCCAGTTCGAATCTGACGATTGATAATGATTGGGTTCATTTCGCGGCCCGTTTCAGCGGGGTGTCTCACGATATTTGGATTCCGGTCGGGCATGTTGTCCATATTTTTGCCCGGGAGAGCGGCGAGGGCTTGGGTTTTGAATTGGAAGAATACCGGCCTGACGAGCAAACCGCCACCGCACAATCCGAATTGGCGGATACAGATGAAAAAGCAGCGGTGCAATCTGAACCGGCCTCGCCGAAGAAGGGTTTGAAGCTGGTCAAATAG
- a CDS encoding cell division protein FtsQ/DivIB produces MWDDATAMGRLTRWLMVLMVLLLIGTGVAWVYNSDHFPVKQVAIQGKLKYSDGKELQNIAQQYMRGNIFRADVHGAGEAFQKLAWTDSVLVRRRLPDTVEIILEERIPLARWQSGGLLDTKGNVFQAEVEENLPLFSGEPNTGKDMVRHYREFADILDSLGLTINKLIYTPRSAWQVVLDNGITVRLGRENETQRLRHFAEAWPALLEKQRDSLLYVDMRYKDGFSVRHKPTSDRPSE; encoded by the coding sequence ATGTGGGATGATGCAACTGCAATGGGGCGGCTGACCCGCTGGCTGATGGTGCTGATGGTGTTGCTGCTGATCGGTACGGGCGTGGCATGGGTATACAATTCCGACCACTTTCCGGTGAAACAGGTAGCCATTCAAGGTAAGCTGAAATATTCAGACGGCAAAGAGCTGCAAAATATTGCCCAACAATATATGCGTGGCAACATTTTCCGTGCCGACGTACATGGTGCGGGCGAGGCTTTTCAAAAGCTGGCATGGACGGATTCCGTTTTGGTGCGCCGCCGTCTGCCGGATACGGTAGAGATTATCTTGGAAGAACGTATCCCGCTTGCCCGATGGCAGAGCGGCGGTTTGCTGGACACCAAAGGCAATGTTTTCCAAGCCGAAGTTGAAGAAAATTTGCCACTGTTTTCAGGCGAGCCGAATACCGGCAAAGACATGGTCAGACATTATCGGGAGTTTGCCGATATTTTGGATTCCCTAGGTCTGACCATCAACAAACTGATTTATACGCCCCGCTCGGCATGGCAGGTTGTGCTGGACAACGGCATTACCGTGCGGCTGGGCAGGGAAAACGAGACACAACGCCTCCGGCATTTTGCCGAAGCATGGCCTGCCTTGCTGGAAAAACAGCGCGACAGCCTGCTTTATGTAGATATGCGTTATAAAGACGGATTTTCCGTGCGTCACAAACCTACCTCAGACAGGCCGTCCGAATAA
- a CDS encoding cytochrome c1 translates to MKQTLKNWFAALLLAAPMSMAVAAGGHATYEKVDIDLRDQVSLQRGAQIFTNYCLSCHSATGMRFNRLKDIGLTDDEIKANMMFTTDNVGDVMLSAMNPKDGEKWFGAAPPDLTLIARSRGADYLYAYMRGFYKDPTRPNGWNNTVFDKVGMPHPLWEQQGVKAVELDSKGQPVWVENEHGVKEPKLYWESTGLHSRRLPNGNVIEKEYDAYARDLVNFLVYMGEPAQLQRHRTGYIVLIFLLAVMLPLAYFLKKEFWKDVH, encoded by the coding sequence ATGAAACAAACTTTGAAAAACTGGTTTGCTGCCTTGTTGCTGGCAGCGCCCATGAGCATGGCGGTTGCCGCAGGTGGTCATGCAACTTATGAAAAAGTCGACATCGATTTGCGAGACCAAGTGAGCCTGCAGCGCGGCGCACAGATTTTCACCAACTACTGTCTGTCTTGCCACTCTGCAACCGGTATGCGTTTCAACCGCCTGAAAGACATCGGTTTGACTGACGACGAAATCAAAGCGAACATGATGTTTACCACCGATAACGTGGGTGATGTCATGTTGTCGGCGATGAATCCGAAAGACGGTGAAAAATGGTTCGGTGCGGCACCGCCGGATCTGACCCTGATTGCCCGTTCTCGCGGCGCAGACTACCTGTATGCCTATATGCGTGGTTTCTATAAAGATCCGACCCGTCCGAACGGTTGGAACAACACCGTATTCGATAAAGTCGGTATGCCGCACCCGCTGTGGGAGCAGCAAGGTGTGAAAGCCGTTGAGCTGGACAGTAAAGGCCAGCCGGTTTGGGTTGAAAACGAGCACGGCGTAAAAGAGCCTAAGCTCTACTGGGAATCTACCGGCCTGCACAGCCGCCGCCTGCCGAATGGCAATGTTATCGAGAAAGAGTACGATGCCTATGCGCGCGACTTGGTAAACTTCTTGGTATACATGGGCGAGCCGGCTCAACTGCAACGCCACCGTACCGGCTATATCGTGCTGATTTTCCTGTTGGCCGTTATGCTGCCGCTGGCGTACTTCCTGAAAAAAGAATTCTGGAAAGATGTTCACTAA
- the ftsA gene encoding cell division protein FtsA has product MEQQNKYISALDIGTSKVIALIGEVQEDNEIHIVGLGQAPSRGLKAGMVTNIDATAQAIQQAVHEAELMADTKITHVTTGIAGNHIRSINSEGVVKITNGEVSQADIDRTIESAKAVKIPSEHNILHTVVQEYIIDNQPGVKEPIGMSGVRLETRVHIITGANTALQNIQKCIHRCGLQMEQIMLQPLASSQAVLTEDEKDLGVCVIDIGGGTTDIAVYTNGAIRHTAVIPVAGDLITKDLAQALRTPQNAAEYIKIHYGAAIPTMEDLDEMVEVPSVGDRNPRQISRRVLASVIGPRVEEILELTLNELRRAGFPEEVLTSGIVLTGGASMLNGIVELAEEIFNLPARIGIPHEIGGVSERVRNPRYATAIGLLEAARGEEDGSPVSGAVVVGDHGDQMGVWARIKKWLSDTF; this is encoded by the coding sequence ATGGAACAGCAAAACAAATACATCAGCGCGTTAGATATCGGTACGTCCAAAGTTATCGCGCTTATCGGCGAAGTGCAGGAAGATAATGAAATCCATATCGTCGGTTTGGGTCAGGCACCGTCGCGCGGCCTGAAAGCCGGTATGGTTACCAATATCGACGCTACCGCACAGGCAATTCAGCAGGCGGTGCACGAAGCCGAGTTGATGGCCGATACCAAAATTACCCATGTTACCACCGGTATTGCCGGCAACCATATTCGCAGCATTAATTCCGAAGGCGTGGTAAAAATCACCAACGGCGAAGTGTCGCAAGCAGACATCGACCGCACCATCGAAAGCGCCAAAGCCGTTAAAATTCCTTCCGAGCACAATATCCTGCATACTGTGGTTCAGGAATACATCATCGATAACCAGCCGGGCGTTAAAGAGCCTATCGGCATGAGCGGCGTGCGTTTGGAAACCCGCGTGCACATCATTACCGGCGCGAATACCGCCTTACAGAATATCCAAAAATGTATCCACCGCTGCGGCTTGCAAATGGAGCAGATTATGCTTCAGCCGCTGGCAAGCAGCCAAGCGGTGCTGACCGAAGATGAAAAAGATTTGGGCGTGTGCGTTATCGACATCGGCGGCGGAACAACCGACATCGCCGTTTACACCAACGGCGCTATCCGCCATACTGCCGTCATTCCCGTGGCCGGCGATTTGATTACCAAAGATTTGGCTCAAGCACTGCGTACCCCGCAAAATGCCGCCGAATACATCAAAATCCACTATGGCGCGGCCATTCCGACCATGGAAGATTTAGATGAAATGGTAGAAGTGCCGAGCGTGGGCGATCGGAATCCGCGCCAAATCTCGCGCCGCGTGTTGGCCAGCGTCATCGGGCCGCGCGTGGAAGAAATTTTGGAACTGACGCTGAACGAACTGCGCCGTGCAGGTTTCCCGGAAGAAGTGCTGACTTCGGGCATCGTGCTGACCGGCGGAGCGTCCATGCTCAACGGTATTGTCGAATTGGCAGAAGAAATTTTCAACCTGCCGGCGCGTATCGGTATTCCTCATGAAATCGGCGGAGTTTCCGAGCGTGTCCGCAATCCCCGTTACGCCACGGCCATCGGCTTGTTGGAAGCCGCGCGCGGCGAAGAAGACGGCAGTCCGGTAAGCGGCGCGGTAGTGGTCGGCGATCATGGCGACCAGATGGGCGTATGGGCAAGAATCAAAAAATGGTTGAGCGATACTTTCTAA
- a CDS encoding D-alanine--D-alanine ligase, translating to MQNFGKVAVLAGGFSSEREVSLASGAAIVAALRSKGIDAHTFDPKETPLGELKAQGFQTAFNILHGTYGEDGAVQGALELLGIPYTGSGVTASAIGMDKYRSKLIWQALGLPVPEFAVLHDDSDFAEIERKLGLPMFVKPAAEGSSVGVVKVKEAGRLQTVYQELKHLQGEIIAERFVGGGEYSCPVLCGHALPSIRIIPATEFYDYEAKYNRNDTVYQCPSDLSEADEQLMRELAVRGAQAVGAQGCSRVDFLKDTDGKLYLLEINTLPGMTDHSLVPKSAAQVGMDFADLCIEILKTAHVG from the coding sequence ATGCAAAATTTTGGTAAAGTTGCCGTATTGGCAGGCGGCTTCTCCAGTGAGCGTGAAGTGTCGCTGGCAAGCGGCGCAGCGATTGTGGCAGCCTTGCGGAGCAAGGGTATAGACGCGCACACGTTCGATCCTAAAGAAACGCCGCTGGGCGAGCTGAAAGCACAGGGCTTTCAGACGGCATTCAATATCCTGCATGGCACTTACGGCGAAGACGGCGCCGTGCAGGGCGCATTGGAGCTGCTGGGTATTCCCTACACCGGCAGTGGTGTGACTGCCTCTGCCATCGGTATGGACAAATACCGCAGCAAGCTGATTTGGCAGGCTTTGGGTCTGCCCGTGCCGGAATTTGCCGTCTTGCACGATGACAGCGATTTTGCCGAAATTGAGCGCAAGCTGGGTTTGCCGATGTTTGTGAAGCCCGCAGCGGAAGGCAGCAGCGTAGGGGTGGTCAAAGTCAAAGAAGCAGGCCGTCTGCAAACGGTATATCAGGAATTGAAACACCTGCAGGGCGAAATCATCGCCGAACGCTTTGTCGGTGGCGGAGAGTATTCCTGTCCGGTATTGTGCGGCCACGCTTTGCCGAGTATCCGCATCATTCCGGCTACTGAATTTTACGATTACGAAGCCAAATACAACCGCAACGATACCGTTTACCAATGTCCGTCCGATTTGAGCGAAGCAGACGAGCAGCTCATGCGCGAATTGGCTGTGCGCGGCGCGCAGGCAGTCGGCGCACAAGGCTGCTCGCGTGTGGATTTTCTGAAAGATACAGACGGCAAATTATATTTGTTGGAAATCAACACCCTGCCGGGTATGACCGATCACAGTTTGGTACCGAAGTCCGCAGCACAGGTAGGCATGGATTTCGCCGATTTATGTATTGAAATTTTGAAAACTGCTCATGTGGGATGA